The following coding sequences lie in one Pontibacter sp. G13 genomic window:
- a CDS encoding TonB-dependent receptor → MYASLSRTYFGFLLALLLSCLSVRTAAQTSFRSVGEPIPSQTIPLGTVIDQIALKHQVTILYDAAQTEHVYVKTFSPSTSVERDLKAVLKGSVFTYTKINAQTYAIKQVSAPAPNTESGSPAGGIYLMDVSGKVVDRDSGEPLIGATVVVVKSQRGVLTGSDGGFSIQAELGEQLIVKYLGYEDLTVKIERANLGTLGMLPSQTNLQEVVVVGYGTQKKSDLTGAVSSISQEDLEELPNTGLDQAIQGRAPGVYVTQNSGAPGGGVSIRIRGIGSTLTAEPLYVIDGIPVVNDNQGSSSNFSELDGGGQHTNALNTINPNDIESIEILKDASATAIYGARAANGVVLITTKRGKEGKSNMSFDSYLSMQQLARKIPVMDLQQYAEYYGDVGYETIEEFERPELLGAGTDWQDEVFRQAFTQNYQLTFAGGERRTQHAFSVGYHEKEGTVVGSDFNRLSAKINLDHDFSDRLKIGNSFLFSRTHENITFNDNSGGVIYTALLMVPNAPVRNADGSFAGPQEEITLSFDNPVARALETQDRNVKTRLLGNVYMELKLFPSLTYRTEFGADLNYANHTTFFPSFQRGNQFGKSGIRKSLNSSVFWINKHLLTFDKTFNEKHHLTVMGGFEAQAGQYEWLFASRDNLPSNELPQLTLGDAGQQTNDGGAGHWALLSYFGRLNYNFDDRYLLTSTLRVDGSSRFGPNNRYGWFPSAAVAWKVSNEAFFQNWDAWKALKGDLKIRAGVGVVGNQEIGLYSYSANIRSVNVVMGDQLRSGYIHDNLANPNVRWESSFQANLGLNLSLLNSRITFTMDVYDKRADGMLLPALLPATAGSLNPPFVNVGEIQNRGIELALISVNIQKPLTWKTTANVSFNRNEVVSLGSSGNLTGIIQRIPVTRTEEGQPIGQFYGHVMEGIFQSQAEVGESPFQADGTRAGDIKFADLNEDGIIDDKDQTFLGSPHPDFTANLINDFSLKGFDLSIFLQGVYGNEILNLIRRDLEGMAGLTNQSVVVADRFSSMEPSTEVPRANSNDPNNNRRVSDRFIEDGSFLRLKNLTLGYTFNRTRLEAFKLEYLRLYAGAQNIWTLTSYTGYDPDIGSYNQNPLINGVENGRYPIAKSFTFGLSAKF, encoded by the coding sequence ATGTACGCTTCGCTTTCTAGAACTTACTTTGGGTTCTTGCTGGCCCTCCTATTGTCTTGCCTTTCGGTCAGAACGGCAGCACAGACCTCCTTTCGGTCCGTCGGTGAACCCATTCCGAGCCAGACCATTCCGCTCGGCACGGTCATCGATCAGATTGCCCTCAAGCATCAGGTGACGATCCTGTATGACGCAGCTCAGACTGAGCATGTCTATGTCAAGACCTTCTCTCCTTCGACCTCGGTGGAGCGGGACCTCAAGGCGGTCTTGAAAGGATCTGTATTCACTTACACCAAAATCAACGCCCAGACCTACGCGATTAAGCAGGTCTCGGCTCCAGCTCCCAACACCGAGAGCGGTTCCCCCGCAGGCGGCATTTATTTGATGGATGTCTCCGGTAAGGTCGTGGACCGAGATTCCGGAGAGCCATTGATCGGAGCTACCGTGGTGGTGGTGAAAAGCCAGCGCGGGGTGTTGACGGGATCAGACGGGGGATTCTCCATCCAAGCGGAATTGGGAGAACAGCTCATCGTCAAATATCTCGGTTATGAAGACCTTACGGTGAAGATCGAGCGTGCCAATCTTGGAACGTTGGGCATGTTGCCGAGTCAGACCAATCTTCAAGAGGTGGTCGTCGTCGGATATGGCACCCAGAAAAAGAGCGATCTGACAGGGGCAGTATCTTCTATTTCCCAAGAAGATCTGGAAGAACTCCCAAATACTGGCTTAGATCAGGCGATTCAGGGACGGGCACCGGGCGTCTACGTGACCCAAAATTCAGGTGCACCCGGTGGAGGGGTTTCCATCCGAATCCGAGGGATTGGCTCTACCTTGACTGCCGAACCGCTGTATGTGATCGATGGGATTCCGGTGGTCAATGACAATCAAGGTTCCTCCTCTAATTTTTCTGAACTCGATGGGGGAGGTCAGCATACCAATGCCCTCAACACGATCAATCCCAACGACATCGAATCCATCGAGATTCTCAAGGATGCCTCTGCTACCGCGATTTATGGAGCGCGGGCTGCGAATGGCGTGGTCCTCATCACCACCAAGCGCGGCAAGGAAGGTAAGTCAAACATGTCATTCGACAGCTACTTGAGCATGCAGCAGCTCGCCAGAAAGATTCCCGTCATGGATCTACAGCAGTATGCAGAATACTATGGAGATGTGGGATACGAGACGATTGAGGAGTTTGAACGTCCAGAATTGCTGGGGGCTGGGACAGATTGGCAGGACGAAGTATTCCGCCAGGCATTTACCCAAAACTACCAGCTGACCTTTGCGGGCGGAGAGCGGCGGACCCAGCATGCGTTCTCGGTGGGCTATCATGAAAAGGAGGGAACGGTCGTAGGCTCTGATTTCAATCGCTTGTCTGCCAAGATCAATCTGGACCATGACTTTTCGGACCGCTTGAAGATCGGCAATAGCTTCCTGTTCAGCCGCACCCATGAAAATATCACCTTCAATGACAATAGTGGTGGTGTGATCTACACGGCCTTGTTGATGGTACCCAATGCGCCCGTCAGAAATGCCGATGGATCTTTCGCAGGTCCGCAGGAGGAAATTACCTTGAGTTTTGACAACCCTGTCGCCAGAGCGCTTGAAACACAGGACCGCAACGTGAAAACCCGCTTGCTCGGCAATGTCTACATGGAGTTGAAGCTATTTCCTTCCCTGACCTATCGTACGGAATTTGGAGCTGACCTCAACTACGCCAATCACACGACCTTTTTCCCTTCCTTCCAGCGGGGCAACCAGTTTGGCAAGTCTGGAATCAGAAAGAGCTTGAATTCCAGTGTGTTTTGGATCAATAAGCATTTGCTCACCTTTGACAAGACCTTCAACGAAAAGCATCATCTGACCGTCATGGGCGGATTCGAGGCTCAGGCTGGTCAATATGAGTGGCTCTTTGCTTCCCGCGACAACCTGCCTTCCAATGAATTGCCGCAATTGACGCTCGGTGATGCAGGCCAACAGACCAATGATGGCGGGGCTGGACACTGGGCCCTCTTGTCCTATTTCGGAAGGCTCAACTACAATTTTGACGATCGCTATCTGTTGACCTCGACGCTTCGAGTCGATGGTTCCTCGCGATTTGGTCCCAACAACCGGTATGGCTGGTTTCCTTCTGCTGCCGTGGCCTGGAAAGTTTCCAATGAAGCGTTCTTCCAAAATTGGGATGCCTGGAAAGCCCTCAAGGGAGATCTCAAAATCCGAGCTGGGGTAGGCGTTGTTGGCAACCAGGAAATCGGACTGTATTCCTACAGTGCCAATATTCGGTCAGTCAATGTCGTCATGGGCGATCAATTGCGATCTGGATACATCCACGACAACCTCGCCAATCCCAACGTCCGCTGGGAGTCCTCCTTTCAGGCCAACCTCGGGTTGAATTTGTCCCTGCTCAATAGCCGGATCACCTTCACGATGGATGTCTATGACAAGCGTGCTGACGGGATGCTGTTGCCTGCCCTGTTGCCTGCCACGGCTGGGAGTCTGAACCCACCTTTTGTCAATGTCGGAGAGATTCAAAACCGGGGAATTGAGCTTGCCTTGATTTCGGTGAATATCCAGAAACCTTTGACATGGAAAACCACGGCCAATGTCTCCTTTAACCGCAATGAAGTAGTAAGTCTAGGCTCATCAGGGAATCTGACAGGCATCATCCAGCGCATTCCCGTGACACGGACGGAGGAAGGACAACCTATCGGCCAATTCTATGGCCATGTGATGGAGGGGATTTTTCAGAGCCAAGCAGAAGTTGGAGAGAGTCCATTCCAGGCAGACGGAACCCGAGCGGGAGACATCAAGTTTGCCGACCTCAATGAGGATGGCATTATCGACGACAAGGATCAGACTTTCTTGGGAAGCCCGCACCCAGATTTTACCGCCAACCTGATCAATGACTTCAGCCTGAAAGGATTTGATCTCAGCATCTTCCTGCAAGGCGTGTATGGCAATGAGATCCTCAACCTCATCCGTCGGGACCTCGAGGGAATGGCCGGATTGACCAATCAGTCTGTCGTGGTGGCGGATCGTTTTTCCAGCATGGAGCCAAGTACGGAGGTACCCAGGGCCAACTCCAACGACCCCAACAACAACCGCCGGGTATCGGATCGATTTATCGAAGATGGATCATTCCTCCGCCTAAAAAACCTTACGCTGGGCTATACTTTCAATCGCACCAGATTGGAAGCCTTCAAACTCGAATATCTGCGCCTCTATGCCGGCGCTCAAAATATCTGGACACTGACTTCCTACACGGGATACGATCCGGACATTG
- a CDS encoding sigma-70 family RNA polymerase sigma factor, giving the protein MSRFPQHPHEWFEQLFSDNYRVLFALGYRVSKDRELTKDALQGFFMDMWEKRIWEQDIQQPSAYLYRAFYRRIIHEVKAAQKVPTTDIDTQYDLAEDSFEAQLVQVQHQAEKSQRLLQAVGQLPDQQRRMIELRFSKGMDYDQIHEATGKSKQTIYNQIHAGIQKLRNLLK; this is encoded by the coding sequence ATGTCCCGGTTTCCACAACATCCTCACGAATGGTTCGAGCAATTGTTCTCGGACAATTACCGTGTGTTGTTTGCCTTGGGGTACCGAGTTTCCAAGGATCGCGAATTGACCAAGGACGCCTTGCAGGGGTTTTTCATGGATATGTGGGAGAAGCGGATTTGGGAGCAGGACATTCAGCAGCCGTCAGCATACCTCTATCGTGCCTTTTATCGACGGATCATCCACGAAGTCAAGGCTGCGCAAAAAGTCCCCACCACAGACATCGACACCCAATACGATCTCGCCGAAGATTCCTTTGAGGCCCAACTTGTTCAAGTTCAGCATCAAGCAGAGAAGAGCCAACGTCTTTTGCAAGCCGTCGGACAACTCCCCGACCAGCAGCGCAGGATGATTGAGCTGCGCTTTTCCAAAGGCATGGACTACGACCAAATTCACGAAGCCACGGGCAAAAGCAAGCAGACGATCTACAATCAGATTCATGCAGGAATCCAAAAACTCAGAAATTTATTGAAATAA
- a CDS encoding polysaccharide lyase family 7 protein yields MKKTTNWLLCLVSVCAVVLAGCQRTQLSPMGDDKPLTLASTTGGSGTPTPVSLDNPGFENNFTDWSDVDPSAISGDAHTGSKSAKITGSGGEVSQSVSVTANTDYELRAWVLEKGTIGVDLGSSTVEDGGDYSSWTQVSVSFNTGSATSIEIYGKYNGGTGRVDDFELWANSGSGGGGGGGGGGSTTELSVSTVTASADDGNGPANTRDGDLNTRWSANGNGQYITFDLGSSKLVESVDIAWYKGDQRAADFEIWVGTTTNSLVKVYDSNSSGNTLALESYDVTDATGRYVRVIGYGNSANSWNSITELDIYGQDSGSGGGDTTPPGNVSSLSANAGNGQVALSWNNPGDSDFSYVEVSYAGGSQTTTGSSLTITGLTNGTSYTFTAVAYDASGNGSSGQSVNATPSGGGGGGTVYPTDIIPSLVEWKITLPVDANGDDSSNSTSASNRNNDAHEIKDNNLIDYEYPPYFYASNGEVYFRGHCAGATTSGSYYPRSELRQRVGGGDNYWSVDDYQYLQTNLRVTQVPVVKPEVSMVQIHGPSDEPLRVQYHADIGVYIIWNESNKDTGNALDYNLGEDLRVTVTVDNGDITCLIENLDQGTNYSRTWASSDNTGYFKVGCYTQSSIFLSDFKSNYSQDEPLTAYGEVAVSSINLVETY; encoded by the coding sequence ATGAAAAAGACCACTAACTGGCTACTCTGCTTGGTGTCGGTGTGTGCGGTCGTACTAGCCGGGTGCCAGCGTACCCAGCTCTCCCCCATGGGAGACGACAAGCCCCTGACGCTCGCCTCAACCACTGGAGGTTCAGGCACACCCACCCCCGTATCTCTGGACAATCCCGGATTTGAAAACAATTTTACGGATTGGAGTGACGTCGATCCTTCCGCGATTTCAGGAGATGCCCACACGGGTTCCAAATCTGCCAAAATCACCGGAAGCGGTGGTGAAGTGTCCCAATCTGTTTCGGTGACGGCGAATACCGACTACGAATTGCGTGCATGGGTGCTTGAGAAAGGAACCATTGGCGTAGACTTGGGAAGCTCCACTGTAGAAGATGGCGGAGACTATTCCAGTTGGACCCAAGTAAGCGTAAGCTTCAACACGGGTAGCGCCACCAGTATCGAAATCTATGGCAAGTACAATGGCGGTACAGGCCGTGTGGATGATTTCGAGCTCTGGGCAAATAGCGGTTCCGGCGGCGGTGGCGGCGGAGGTGGAGGCGGCTCCACAACCGAACTATCCGTAAGCACTGTGACAGCTTCGGCTGACGACGGTAACGGGCCAGCCAACACCCGCGACGGAGACCTCAACACCCGTTGGTCTGCCAATGGCAATGGCCAGTACATCACGTTTGATTTGGGAAGCAGCAAACTCGTAGAGTCCGTGGACATCGCTTGGTACAAAGGCGACCAGCGTGCTGCCGATTTCGAAATTTGGGTGGGTACAACCACCAATTCCCTCGTCAAAGTCTACGACAGCAATTCCAGTGGGAACACCTTGGCACTGGAATCCTATGATGTAACCGATGCTACCGGGCGATATGTCCGTGTGATTGGCTACGGAAACTCTGCCAACTCCTGGAACAGCATCACCGAACTGGATATCTACGGTCAGGATTCCGGATCGGGTGGTGGCGATACTACACCTCCCGGAAATGTTTCTAGCCTCTCTGCGAATGCTGGGAATGGTCAGGTGGCTCTGTCCTGGAACAATCCCGGCGACAGCGATTTCAGCTACGTGGAGGTAAGCTATGCTGGAGGATCTCAGACGACCACAGGCAGCTCTTTGACCATCACTGGTTTGACCAATGGTACGAGCTACACCTTCACCGCTGTTGCCTATGATGCCTCAGGCAATGGATCTTCTGGACAATCCGTCAATGCTACTCCATCCGGTGGTGGAGGCGGTGGTACAGTGTATCCAACCGACATCATTCCAAGCTTGGTGGAATGGAAAATCACCCTCCCGGTAGACGCCAATGGAGATGACAGCTCCAACTCCACCAGTGCCAGTAACCGCAACAACGATGCCCACGAAATCAAGGACAACAACTTGATCGACTATGAGTATCCTCCCTATTTCTATGCGTCGAATGGCGAGGTGTATTTCCGCGGTCACTGCGCAGGAGCTACCACGAGCGGTTCCTACTATCCACGTTCGGAGCTGCGTCAACGTGTAGGAGGCGGAGACAACTACTGGTCTGTCGATGACTACCAGTATCTCCAAACTAATCTGCGAGTAACACAGGTACCTGTAGTCAAGCCTGAAGTGTCCATGGTTCAGATCCACGGTCCGAGCGATGAGCCTTTGCGCGTGCAGTACCATGCCGATATCGGAGTCTACATCATCTGGAATGAGTCCAACAAGGATACCGGAAATGCACTCGATTACAATCTCGGGGAAGACCTTCGCGTCACCGTTACGGTTGACAATGGAGATATCACTTGTTTGATCGAAAACTTGGATCAAGGCACCAACTACAGCCGTACTTGGGCTTCTTCCGACAATACTGGATATTTCAAGGTGGGATGCTATACCCAGTCTTCGATCTTCTTGAGCGATTTCAAATCGAACTACAGCCAAGATGAGCCGTTGACTGCATACGGTGAAGTTGCCGTGAGCAGCATCAACTTGGTTGAGACTTATTAA
- a CDS encoding DNA-3-methyladenine glycosylase I — translation MAQYSSYCQAVADGSLSDLHVQYHDTEYGFPAQSDDALFQRMMLEINQAGLSWDLILRKRKTLRAAYADFQVEVVARFQEEDIERLLQDAGIIRMRRKIEAAIHNARQIQDIQGAHGSFAAWLDHHHPLPYPAWLKLFKKTFKFMGGETTKEFLMSAGYLPGAHTEDCPMYAKVLESSPRWYTHPLQ, via the coding sequence ATGGCCCAATACTCCTCCTATTGCCAAGCTGTGGCAGATGGTTCACTCTCTGATCTCCACGTCCAATATCACGACACGGAATACGGATTTCCTGCCCAATCTGATGATGCGCTCTTCCAGCGGATGATGCTCGAAATCAACCAAGCGGGCTTATCATGGGATCTGATCCTACGCAAACGGAAGACCTTGCGTGCCGCCTATGCAGATTTTCAGGTCGAAGTGGTGGCGAGGTTCCAAGAGGAAGATATCGAACGCCTTCTTCAAGATGCGGGGATCATCCGGATGCGCCGCAAGATTGAAGCCGCTATCCACAACGCCCGTCAAATTCAAGACATACAGGGCGCCCATGGTTCATTTGCTGCTTGGCTGGATCACCATCATCCACTCCCCTACCCTGCATGGCTCAAGCTCTTCAAGAAGACCTTCAAATTTATGGGCGGCGAGACGACCAAGGAATTTCTGATGAGTGCGGGTTATCTTCCTGGGGCTCATACCGAGGATTGTCCGATGTATGCCAAAGTGCTGGAAAGCAGCCCGCGGTGGTACACTCATCCACTCCAGTAG
- a CDS encoding serine hydrolase domain-containing protein yields MMMMTDAFPTWARWIPLCFMGIMSACQSVEPPQSLSALHEQLVSTADIPAVAMLVVEADSIHYLSAQGVRFLDSEDSIALDDPFHLGSNTKAMTALGIAKWLDQAPQGWNTPLQALMAGTGLEILPPYQGITMADLLSHRAGIAPFTDLMAFDTLPKWSGSVRDRRLAFTEWLVHQPPGPQGEYDYSNSGYTVAATILEQHTGLSWEEWMQDSVFEPLGIQAGFGWPMDHLENPILGHYSGEMGMPPIAHTPEMSYRVSPLIASAGDIMISAPEWAKLLQEFLRGHRGESTFLGQEQWKYLLESRPTYSMGWRREVENGIEIFHHAGTAGTFYTTAVIIPDRNIAFAIMTSAGPDFAGDPILSIKQVLTDRYTR; encoded by the coding sequence ATGATGATGATGACAGATGCCTTCCCTACTTGGGCAAGGTGGATTCCCCTATGTTTCATGGGAATTATGAGCGCTTGCCAATCCGTGGAACCCCCTCAATCTTTATCTGCGCTCCATGAGCAACTCGTTTCCACCGCTGACATTCCGGCTGTTGCCATGTTGGTAGTCGAGGCCGATTCCATTCATTACCTGTCCGCACAGGGAGTTCGCTTTCTCGATAGTGAAGATTCTATTGCCCTCGATGATCCTTTCCATCTAGGCTCCAACACCAAGGCCATGACAGCACTTGGGATTGCCAAGTGGCTGGATCAAGCTCCTCAGGGCTGGAACACGCCACTCCAAGCACTCATGGCTGGAACTGGCCTTGAGATTCTGCCACCTTACCAAGGGATTACGATGGCAGATCTGCTCAGTCACCGGGCTGGAATTGCCCCCTTTACGGATTTGATGGCTTTTGACACCCTGCCCAAATGGTCGGGTTCGGTCAGGGACAGACGCTTGGCCTTTACAGAATGGCTGGTACACCAGCCACCCGGGCCACAGGGCGAATACGACTACTCCAATAGCGGATATACGGTAGCGGCTACGATTTTGGAACAACACACCGGCTTGAGCTGGGAGGAATGGATGCAAGATTCGGTATTTGAACCGCTGGGCATACAGGCGGGATTTGGATGGCCGATGGATCATCTGGAAAATCCGATTTTGGGTCACTACTCAGGGGAAATGGGAATGCCCCCGATTGCCCACACCCCTGAGATGTCCTATCGTGTTTCTCCCCTGATCGCGTCCGCAGGAGACATCATGATTTCCGCTCCAGAATGGGCCAAATTGCTACAGGAATTTCTGCGAGGACATCGGGGAGAATCGACCTTCCTTGGACAAGAACAGTGGAAGTATTTACTGGAAAGCCGGCCCACGTACAGCATGGGATGGCGAAGGGAAGTTGAAAATGGGATCGAGATATTTCATCATGCGGGAACGGCTGGCACATTCTATACCACAGCAGTGATAATCCCTGATCGCAATATCGCCTTTGCCATCATGACCAGCGCAGGGCCTGATTTCGCGGGAGACCCAATACTATCCATAAAGCAAGTATTGACTGATCGTTATACACGGTAA
- a CDS encoding FecR domain-containing protein encodes MNDSDISVTALVASEAFQRFCLNPTPEDKAHWEAWMKEEAGRPEMVDEAKCLILDLSEMPSSEDVKLEWNRLKAELPGWEQPVAKTRNLWSRKTWIGVAASVAAAVWLGVLLWNPSADFQWQEYATSFGETRLIELPDGTEITLNAKSSLRFDAALTQADTREVWLEGEGFFDVAHDPKHPFILHTSEGDVRVLGTSFNVFQRATQLQVTLVEGKVQLTLPDQSDFLMAPGDQVAVRDGQADQRQVETDFFTAWKTGQLVFKEVAIRDLIDRLAWEFDLKVSVERADVLNQRVNAVIPNPDPDALLKAIGEIYDLDIVQQAENTYLIR; translated from the coding sequence ATGAACGATTCTGATATATCGGTAACCGCGCTCGTAGCCTCGGAGGCATTTCAGCGATTCTGCCTGAACCCTACTCCGGAAGACAAGGCTCATTGGGAGGCATGGATGAAGGAGGAGGCCGGCCGGCCGGAGATGGTAGATGAAGCCAAATGTTTGATCCTAGATCTCTCCGAAATGCCCAGTTCCGAAGACGTGAAGCTCGAATGGAACCGCTTGAAGGCGGAACTCCCGGGATGGGAGCAACCCGTTGCCAAGACCCGAAACCTCTGGAGTAGAAAGACCTGGATAGGCGTTGCGGCTTCGGTGGCTGCTGCTGTGTGGCTAGGGGTGCTGTTGTGGAATCCATCCGCCGACTTTCAATGGCAGGAATACGCGACCTCCTTCGGGGAAACCCGCCTGATCGAGTTGCCCGATGGGACTGAGATTACGCTGAATGCCAAGTCTTCTTTGAGGTTCGATGCCGCATTGACTCAGGCCGATACACGGGAGGTCTGGCTGGAAGGCGAGGGATTTTTTGATGTGGCCCACGATCCCAAGCATCCATTTATCCTTCACACATCGGAAGGAGACGTCCGGGTACTGGGGACCAGTTTCAATGTGTTTCAGCGAGCCACTCAACTACAGGTGACCTTGGTGGAAGGCAAAGTGCAATTGACCCTGCCTGATCAATCTGACTTCCTCATGGCCCCCGGAGATCAAGTGGCCGTGCGAGATGGTCAAGCAGATCAGCGTCAAGTGGAAACGGACTTTTTCACTGCTTGGAAAACGGGACAATTGGTCTTCAAGGAAGTGGCAATCAGAGACCTGATCGACCGATTGGCATGGGAATTTGACCTGAAAGTGTCGGTGGAGCGAGCAGATGTGCTCAACCAGCGAGTCAATGCCGTGATCCCCAATCCCGATCCAGATGCGCTGCTGAAAGCGATCGGAGAAATCTACGATCTGGACATCGTCCAGCAAGCTGAAAACACCTACTTGATTCGATAA
- a CDS encoding S9 family peptidase, whose translation MKKFTLPLICATLLGCTAQESAPPTFDPGTPPLATQKDTTLIEHDNQRVDPYFWMRLSDEQKNAETPDAQTQQVVEYLEAENAYTDRQLASTEALQETLFEEITGRLKQDDESVPRFENGYWYYSRYETGKEYPIFCRKKGTLDATEEILLDANQQAEGLDYYAVSGLKVSPDNQMLAFAEDKLSRRIYTVRFKNLETGEILPDALPNATPGGAWASDNATFFYTTKNKTTLLPEKVWRHRLGSDAGADEMVYEETDPTFYTGVFASKSRAYIIISNSSTLVSDYQILKADDPTGDFQAFSPRETRHEYQIEHIDDKFYIVTNWDAENFRIMETPETATEKSNWKEFMPHHADTLIAGLEVFNGHLVISQRANALTHIKVINRENGQSHHLSFDEPAYVVRPTGNSEIDTDWLRISYSSLATPNSIYDYQMDTREMDLKKRTEVVGGHNPADYTVERIFAEARDGVKVPISLIYRKDVKLDGTAPLLLYSYGSYGSSTNPYFSSTRLSLLDRGFIYAIAHIRGGQEMGRQWYEDGKMFKKKNTFYDFIDCGQFLAEQNYSSPAHMYAMGGSAGGLLMGAVVNMAPEAFHGVVAAVPFVDVISTMWDESIPLTTQEFDEWGNPKNKDSYDYMLSYSPYDQVKAQNYPHMMVTAGYFDSQVQYWEPAKWVAKLRSVKTDDNLLLLETNMSAGHGGASGRFARYHLIAKEYAFFLMLEGLDS comes from the coding sequence ATGAAGAAATTTACCCTGCCACTGATCTGTGCCACCCTTTTGGGCTGTACCGCTCAGGAGTCAGCGCCCCCAACTTTCGATCCGGGGACACCACCCCTCGCCACCCAGAAGGATACCACCCTGATCGAACATGACAACCAACGAGTGGACCCGTATTTCTGGATGCGTCTGAGTGACGAGCAGAAAAATGCCGAAACGCCCGATGCCCAGACCCAACAGGTCGTGGAGTATCTAGAGGCCGAGAATGCCTATACCGATCGTCAACTCGCGAGTACCGAAGCTTTGCAGGAGACGCTGTTCGAGGAGATTACCGGGAGACTCAAACAGGATGATGAGTCCGTTCCTCGTTTCGAAAATGGCTATTGGTACTATTCTCGCTACGAGACTGGCAAGGAGTATCCCATCTTCTGTCGCAAAAAAGGGACGCTCGATGCCACCGAGGAAATCCTGCTCGACGCCAATCAGCAAGCCGAAGGACTGGATTATTATGCCGTATCCGGGTTGAAAGTGAGCCCAGACAACCAGATGTTGGCTTTTGCGGAGGACAAGCTCAGTCGGAGAATCTACACCGTTCGATTCAAGAACCTCGAAACAGGCGAGATCCTACCGGATGCCCTTCCCAATGCGACCCCGGGTGGTGCATGGGCGTCGGACAATGCGACATTCTTCTATACCACCAAAAACAAAACCACCTTGCTTCCCGAAAAGGTCTGGCGTCATCGCTTGGGCAGCGATGCTGGAGCGGATGAAATGGTGTATGAGGAAACAGATCCGACCTTCTACACAGGCGTCTTTGCCTCCAAATCCCGTGCGTACATCATCATCTCCAACAGCAGTACCTTGGTGAGTGATTACCAGATCCTGAAAGCAGATGATCCAACGGGCGATTTTCAGGCCTTCTCGCCCCGGGAAACCCGCCACGAATACCAGATCGAGCACATCGATGACAAATTCTACATCGTGACCAACTGGGACGCCGAGAATTTCCGCATCATGGAAACCCCCGAAACGGCGACCGAAAAGTCCAATTGGAAGGAGTTCATGCCGCACCATGCGGATACCTTGATCGCGGGATTGGAGGTATTCAATGGGCATTTGGTGATTTCCCAACGCGCCAATGCACTGACCCACATCAAGGTCATCAACCGTGAAAACGGTCAATCCCATCACCTTTCCTTTGATGAGCCAGCCTACGTGGTCCGTCCTACGGGCAACTCCGAGATTGATACGGATTGGCTCCGGATTTCCTATTCCTCCCTCGCTACGCCCAATTCCATCTACGACTACCAGATGGATACGCGCGAGATGGACCTCAAGAAGCGCACCGAAGTGGTCGGCGGTCACAATCCTGCGGATTACACCGTGGAGCGGATATTTGCAGAAGCTCGGGATGGCGTGAAGGTTCCCATTTCCCTCATCTATCGCAAAGACGTGAAATTGGATGGCACTGCGCCGCTGTTGCTCTATTCCTATGGATCGTATGGCTCTTCCACCAATCCATACTTTTCCAGCACGCGCCTCAGCTTGTTGGATCGAGGGTTCATCTATGCGATTGCCCACATTCGGGGCGGTCAGGAGATGGGCCGCCAATGGTACGAGGATGGCAAGATGTTCAAGAAGAAAAACACCTTCTACGACTTCATCGATTGCGGCCAGTTTCTCGCGGAGCAAAACTACTCCAGCCCGGCGCACATGTATGCGATGGGCGGAAGTGCCGGAGGTCTGCTGATGGGGGCTGTGGTGAATATGGCTCCAGAAGCCTTTCATGGGGTGGTCGCTGCGGTGCCGTTTGTGGATGTGATATCGACGATGTGGGATGAATCCATTCCGTTGACCACGCAGGAATTCGATGAATGGGGCAATCCCAAGAACAAGGATTCCTATGACTACATGCTTTCCTATTCGCCCTACGACCAAGTGAAGGCCCAGAACTATCCGCACATGATGGTGACGGCTGGATACTTTGATTCGCAGGTCCAATATTGGGAGCCCGCCAAATGGGTGGCCAAGCTTCGCAGCGTCAAAACAGATGACAATCTGCTCTTGCTGGAAACCAATATGTCCGCTGGGCATGGAGGTGCTTCGGGACGATTTGCGCGCTATCACTTGATCGCCAAGGAGTATGCATTCTTTTTGATGCTGGAAGGATTGGATTCCTAG